The Rattus rattus isolate New Zealand chromosome 1, Rrattus_CSIRO_v1, whole genome shotgun sequence genome includes a region encoding these proteins:
- the Tmem69 gene encoding transmembrane protein 69, with protein MLHFIQKISGASSKILKNPFTVRLRASRLDILSPKTCLPRDFSSLSPRTWLSTSFQVCMRKIECYHASPCNFKKQQKEAVLPPKKPSTITYLRDSPKPALYTTLVGLIPFAAPPLIMVITKSYLPILAFTQMAYGASFLAFLGGIRWGFVLPESSPAKPDYINLASSMSPVLFSWVAILFSERLNEAIVTLIIGLGIALHNELFLLPHYPNWFKALRIISTLVAFISLVITLILENIYPEKGPRRFD; from the exons ATGCTTCACTTCATCCAGAAAATTTCTGGAGCATCTTCAAAG ATACTAAAGAACCCTTTTACAGTGAGACTCAGAGCCAGCAGACTAGATATACTTTCTCCCAAGACATGTCTTCCACGGGacttttcctctttgtctccaAGAACTTGGCTTTCCACGTCATTTCAAGTGTGTATGAGGAAGATAGAATGTTATCATGCGTCACCATGCAACTTTAAAAAGCAGCAGAAGGAGGCAGTCCTTCCCCCCAAGAAACCAAGCACCATCACTTACCTACGTGATAGCCCAAAGCCAGCCTTATATACAACTCTGGTGGGGTTAATCCCCTTTGCTGCCCCACCACTCATCATGGTAATAACAAAGTCTTATCTCCCCATACTAGCTTTTACTCAGATGGCCTATGGAGCCAGTTTCTTAGCTTTCCTGGGAGGCATTAGATGGGGCTTTGTTCTGCCGGAAAGTAGTCCGGCCAAACCAGACTATATTAATTTAGCTAGTAGTATGAGTCCTGTTCTGTTTTCATGGGTAGCCATCCTATTTTCTGAAAGACTCAATGAAGCCATAGTTACATTAATAATAGGTTTAGGGATAGCATTACATAATGAACTTTTCCTCTTACCACATTATCCCAACTGGTTCAAAGCCTTAAGGATCATAAGTACTTTGGTGGCTTTTATCTCACTTGTAATCACTTTAATCCTTGAAAATATTTATCCAGAAAAGGGGCCCAGGAGATTTGACTAA